In Glandiceps talaboti chromosome 14, keGlaTala1.1, whole genome shotgun sequence, a single genomic region encodes these proteins:
- the LOC144445883 gene encoding adhesion G protein-coupled receptor L3-like has protein sequence MAGSVNTGGTATALVATYPSNQAESNQACAVILDNSFVDFNYPTNECLGDVALCTSGFSLSVWLRLNIAQNPTTERYIYNTGGHTTSGRGFSVSFEPVPSPRIVFEAMAPDTPGNLKHLVYKSSFPDDTWFHAIFVYDQPTKTGIIYINGMPSVLEQQETSEPESPHSATGFYVGTPNDDIADATKKATVAISDLVMYYQSFTAQDARDYHLCQNPAAVFTTTTTPPTTTAQPTSPAAPTIDQLIQLGVDSKNNEETLHISILHELIAIMSGHTQIYTVEEMEAITVALTVTVPSAAKEVTVATEFIEICSNVLDILNEETDDRPQKVTFVTGKFMYLLETFAERFATAHDCDDGPLVLDTTNIGFKVACSHPGGTASEKISFENVDDGYSVSILIPVEEIQVPVTVAIIVYGNVHEHISNKALGAKASCPDGCYDANAALDQREVNITSHITSFVASSDLGVIKDFSQQPVYIDMKMDNTLYDGTAFCGFWKFYHSGEGGIWSNDGCSVVEVDADNTNLACKCNHLTNFAVLMQVSGNEIQLSSGHSIALENLTYICSVSSIFCLVLTLGCYTYLRLWKSQRIILHANLAVSLVIAQTTYLVGIEAKPEEICTVVAVMLHYFFTASFSWMLIEGANLYIKSIFVFAKDVPTAGLVAAGWGIPAIVVGISLGIRFEGYGRDGICWLSFEDGLIWAFAGPVIFVIAVNAIILIMVLRVFMTLKANADKTDIERLRVGIRAIVMLQPLLGLTWLFGAFAINEETVIFQYLFIICNALQGLFIFILHCAMNEEVKQAFLKRRRIKASHTGATASLSMRDTSSTMNTKSTSQF, from the exons ATGGCGGGAAGCGTGAACACAGGTGGTACTGCAACTGCACTGGTGGCTACGTATCCGTCAAATCAAGCGGAGTCAAACCAAGCGTGTGCAGTTATATTAGACAATTCCTTTGTCGATTTCAACTATCCTACAAATGAATGTCTTGGGGATGTTGCCCTGTGTACGTCCGGCTTTTCGCTCTCTGTCTGGCTCCGTTTAAATATTGCCCAAAACCCAACGACAGAACGTTACATCTATAATACCGGAGGACACACGACCAGTGGTCGTGGGTTTAGTGTTTCCTTTGAACCGGTTCCCTCTCCTCGGATTGTTTTTGAAGCGATGGCACCAGACACTCCAGGCAACCTCAAACATCTCGTTTACAAGTCATCCTTTCCAGATGACACGTGGTTTCATGCGATATTTGTTTACGACCAACCTACAAAAACtggtattatttatataaatggTATGCCTTCCGTTTTGGAGCAACAAGAAACTAGTGAGCCGGAGTCTCCTCACTCTGCAACAG GATTCTATGTTGGAACGCCGAACGATGACATTGCAGATGCCACAAAGAAAGCCACTGTGGCTATCAGTGATTTGGTGATGTACTATCAATCATTTACAGCGCAAGATGCCCGTGACTATCACTTGTGTCAAAATCCAG CTGCTGTGTTTACGACGACAACAACACCACCGACAACTACAGCGCAACCTACATCACCGGCGGCACCAACTATTGATCAATtgatacag CTTGGTGTTGATAGCAAGAATAACGAAGAGACACTTCACATCAGCATATTACATGAGTTAATAGCTATAATGTCAGGTCATACACAAATCTATACTGTAGAAGAAATGGAAGCCATAACCGTGGCATTAACTGTAACAGTTCCGTCAGCTGCAAAAGAAGTCACCGTAGCAACA GAGTTTATAGAAATTTGCAGTAACGTTTTGGATATCCTGAACGAGGAGACCGATGATAGGCCACAG aaaGTTACATTTGTTACTGGCAAGTTTATGTATCTTCTGGAAACCTTTGCTGAGAGATTTGCAACTGCGCATGACTGTGACGATGGACCATTGGTGTTGGATACAACAAACATAG GTTTCAAAGTGGCCTGCTCCCACCCAGGCGGCACAGCTAGTGAGAAAATAAGTTTCGAAAATGTGGATGATGGCTACAGTGTATCAATTCTCATTCCAGTAGAGGAAATTCAAGTTCCGG TCACAGTGGCTATAATAGTATATGGTAATGTTCATGAACACATCTCTAACAAAGCTTTGGGGGCCAAAGCGTCCTGTCCAGATGGTTGTTATGATGCCAACGCAGCCCTAGACCAGAGGGAGGTTAACATAACAAGTCACATAACGTCATTTGTTGCCAGTTCAGACCTCGGTGTTATCAAAGACTTCAGTCAACAACCTGTCTACATTGATATGAAGATGGATAAT ACATTGTACGATGGCACTGCGTTTTGTGGGTTCTGGAAATTTTACCACAG TGGTGAGGGCGGTATCTGGTCTAACGACGGATGTAGCGTTGTTGAAGTGGACGCTGATAATACCAATCTCGCTTGCAAATGTAACCATCTTACAAACTTTGCCGTTTTAATGCAAGTGTCAGGGAACGAG ATTCAACTTTCATCGGGTCATTCCATTGCCTTGGAGAATCTTACTTATATTTGCAGTGTCTCTTCTATCTTCTGTCTTGTATTGACACTCGGTTGTTACACATACTTGAG GTTATGGAAGTCCCAGAGAATTATTCTACATGCGAATTTAGCAGTGTCTTTAGTCATTGCACAGACTACCTATTTAGTCGGTATTGAAGCTAAACCCGAG gaaatatgCACTGTAGTAGCTGTAATGTTACATTATTTCTTCACCGCATCGTTTTCGTGGAtgttgatagagggcgctaatCTGTACATCAAGTCCATCTTTGTTTTTGCGAAAGATGTACCAACTGCTGGTTTAGTGGCTGCTGGCTGGG GTATTCCAGCAATTGTCGTCGGAATATCACTTGGTATCAGATTTGAAGGATACGGTAGGGATGGCAT TTGTTGGTTATCGTTTGAAGACGGCTTAATATGGGCTTTTGCTGGCCCAGTCATCTTTGTTATCGCT GTAAATGCAATCATCTTGATAATGGTTCTACGAGTGTTCATGACATTGAAAGCCAACGCCGATAAAACGGACATAGAACGATTAAG GGTTGGTATCCGTGCTATTGTAATGCTCCAACCCTTACTTGGATTGACATGGTTATTTGGCGCCTTTGCTATCAACGAAGAAACTGTCATATTTCAATATCTCTTTATCATATGTAATGCCTTACAG GGTCTGTTCATTTTTATCCTCCACTGTGCAATGAATGAAGAG GTAAAGCAGGCGTTCTTGAAAAGACGACGAATCAAGGCATCTCATACTGGGGCAACCGCGTCACTCTCAATGAGAGATACATCATCAACGATGAACACGAAAAGCACCAGTCAATTTTGA